In Minwuia thermotolerans, the following are encoded in one genomic region:
- a CDS encoding LLM class flavin-dependent oxidoreductase, whose protein sequence is MNAPHPRIPHPEPAARPRRGIALTPMETRRSVIVDMAVLADELGYELFSVPEGWGFDSTLVLTEIALKTKRLRPMSGILSVWSRTPGAIAMNAATLYDISGGRYVLGLGASTKALAEGFHGVPFTRPRRKLTATVDEVRRLLAGERADLPEAIETRPLRLGQKPAPGLPIFIAAIGPKTVRDAARHGDGWFPYYVTRDRFAAWAPELREVRRAAGLDPAAFTVLGGPTVSVKDGPAAARQAVAANVAWYITAMGDVYANSLRKQGHARAVEEVIAANPKPSPSKGVVPETAEVLLDQLTAYGDPDRVAAQLARWDARVDVNMIGLAPGAPWDEIEAILEASAPAAASSGVTGDAA, encoded by the coding sequence ATGAACGCCCCGCACCCGCGAATCCCGCATCCGGAACCCGCCGCCCGGCCCCGCCGCGGCATCGCGCTGACCCCGATGGAGACCCGCCGCAGCGTCATCGTCGACATGGCGGTGCTGGCCGACGAGCTGGGCTACGAGCTGTTTTCCGTGCCCGAGGGCTGGGGCTTCGATTCGACCCTGGTGCTGACCGAGATCGCGCTGAAGACGAAGCGCCTGCGGCCCATGTCGGGCATCCTCTCGGTCTGGAGCCGCACGCCCGGCGCCATCGCCATGAACGCGGCGACGCTCTACGACATATCCGGCGGCCGCTACGTGCTGGGCCTCGGCGCCAGCACCAAGGCCCTGGCCGAGGGCTTCCACGGCGTGCCCTTCACCCGCCCCCGGCGCAAGCTGACGGCGACGGTGGACGAGGTGCGCCGCCTGCTGGCGGGCGAGCGCGCCGACCTGCCCGAGGCGATCGAGACGCGGCCGCTCCGGCTGGGGCAGAAGCCCGCACCCGGCCTGCCGATCTTCATCGCCGCCATCGGCCCGAAGACGGTGCGCGACGCCGCCCGCCACGGCGACGGCTGGTTTCCCTATTATGTCACCCGCGACCGCTTCGCCGCCTGGGCGCCGGAGCTGCGCGAGGTGCGCCGCGCCGCCGGGCTGGACCCGGCAGCCTTCACCGTGCTGGGCGGCCCGACGGTCTCGGTGAAGGACGGCCCCGCCGCGGCCCGGCAGGCGGTGGCGGCCAACGTCGCCTGGTACATAACGGCGATGGGCGACGTCTACGCCAACTCGCTCCGCAAGCAGGGCCACGCCCGCGCGGTCGAGGAGGTCATCGCCGCCAATCCGAAGCCCAGCCCGTCGAAGGGCGTGGTGCCGGAGACGGCGGAAGTGCTGCTGGACCAGCTCACGGCGTATGGCGATCCGGACCGGGTCGCGGCGCAGCTCGCCAGGTGGGACGCCCGGGTCGACGTCAACATGATCGGCCTCGCCCCGGGCGCGCCCTGGGACGAGATCGAGGCGATACTCGAGGCGTCCGCGCCGGCCGCCGCGTCCTCCGGCGTCACCGGCGACGCGGCCTGA
- a CDS encoding peptidoglycan-binding domain-containing protein — MKRIIAVVALGAFLAACGSSQQDRGLSGAGIGAAAGTAVGAVTGLSLLQGALLGAAAGGLTGVLTDKDMLDLGEPIWASEDREANRSAVARVQAGLHELGYNPGPVDGQKGAQTEAAIRDYQRDHGLLVDGRASLELAQHIEQRLG, encoded by the coding sequence ATGAAACGCATCATTGCTGTCGTGGCCCTCGGGGCCTTTCTGGCGGCCTGCGGGTCCTCGCAACAGGACCGGGGCCTGAGCGGCGCCGGGATCGGCGCGGCCGCGGGCACCGCGGTCGGCGCGGTGACGGGGCTGTCGCTGCTGCAGGGCGCGCTGCTGGGCGCCGCGGCCGGCGGCCTGACCGGCGTGCTGACCGACAAGGACATGCTCGACCTGGGCGAGCCCATCTGGGCCTCGGAGGACCGGGAGGCGAACCGCTCGGCCGTGGCGCGCGTCCAGGCCGGCCTGCACGAGCTTGGCTACAACCCCGGCCCGGTCGACGGGCAGAAGGGCGCGCAGACCGAAGCGGCGATCCGCGACTATCAGCGCGATCATGGCCTGCTGGTCGACGGCCGCGCGTCGCTGGAGCTGGCGCAGCATATCGAGCAGCGGCTGGGCTGA